Below is a genomic region from Lemur catta isolate mLemCat1 chromosome 15, mLemCat1.pri, whole genome shotgun sequence.
CGAGAGGACCCCAGCCTCCCGGAGGTGCTAATGGAGGGCTGCGGTGGCGCTTCAGCACCGTCGTGGGCCGGACAGCGCCTCCCACCGCCGGCCTTCGAAACCAGTCCTCGGAGCCACTTGGAAGAGACCCAGCCGAAGACCCTGACGGAACTCCGAACGTCCCCGGACCGCTCCTCACAGCCCCCGGGCGGCCTTCAGTTTGCAGAGCTGGAATTTGGGggcccttcttcttcctccttgccCAGCCCGGACGGCGGAGGGTACGGCCACACATTTGACTATTCATACTACGCTCACAGACGTCCAGTCCTCAACTTCTATGAgagaggagcccagaggagggctggggacaggagagggagcTCCTGCACGTTCAGAAATCTGCAAACTCCCAGCCCCCGGAATCGAGGCACACGTCACCGGCAGGCGCTAGGACCCAGGACGGCAGAAGGGCGGAGAGCCGGTGAGTGGGTAGGGGGACTTCAGGAGTTCGGGTCCGAGCCGCGGGCTCTAGGGCCGCGCGGATTCCGGTGGTGGGCGGGGCTTGGGCGGAGCGCGCGCAGCCGCAGACGGCAGCCAGATGGAGCCCGAACCCGACCCGGCGGTCGTGGAGGTTCCCGCGGGGCGCGTGCTCAGGTGTGGCGCGGCCCTGGGCGGCGTGGGCGGGGTGAGCGGCGGGTAGGGAGACCGGGGTCCGGAAGCAGGCAGGTGGCCTCGACGCGCGGCGCTGACCCCGTCTCCCCTTCTCCAGCGCCCGGGAGCTCCTCGCTGCCCGCTCGCGGCCCCAGAAGCTGCCCCAGCGCTCGCATGGCCCCAAGGACTTCCTCCCCGACGGCTCGGCGGCCCAGGCCGAGCGGCTGCGCCTGTGCCGGGAAGAGCTCTGGCAGCTGCTGTCCGAGGAGCGCGTGGAGCGCCTGTGAgaggggcgggccgggggcgggggcgggtcTGGCAGGCGGGGCGGACGCACCCGGCAGACCTCTCCGGTAGACGGAGACGGACTCTTCCCCACTCCTCGCCAGGGGCAGCTTGGTGGCCGCCGAGTGGAGACCGGAAGAGGGTTTCGTGGAGTTGAAGTCGCCTGCGGTGAGCggcagggctcagggacaggGGACTCGCTTTCTCTGGCCCCCTGTCGTCTGTGACACTTGCTCTGGGCCCCACACAGGGTAAATTCTGGCAGACCATGGGCTTCTCAGAGCAGGGCCGGCAGCGGCTTCACCCTGAAGAGGCACTGTATCTGCTGGAGTGTGTGAGTGGGCCcgaggagggtggggaaggggttcGGACCGAGGAACGGGAAGAACACGTTTTTATTGGAGAAAAAGCATTCTCAAGTGCATTTTCAGAGAACTTACAACTGGACTTCTAGGGCAGGAGACAACACCATGCGGGAAGCAGGGATTCCAGTCCAAATTAGTGGTGCTGCCCCACTTTCCTGGTTGTTCCGTATCCTTGTTGGGATGCTGGGAGGTGGAGCGGGGAGATACCAGAGCTGGGAAGTGTCCCTATTTGACTGTGGTACTGCACAGAGGGCTCACAAGCTGAGCTGCTGGCCCCACTTCCAGGGCTCTATCCAGCTCTTCCACCAAGACCTGCCACTGTCTATCCAGGAAGCCTACCAGCTGCTGCTGACCGAGGACACCGTCACTTTGCTGCAGTACCAGGTATCTGCTGCCCCCCTTCCCCCACTAGAGGAGCCACCCATCCACTGAGTAAATGAGTACTGACAAGTACCTGTGAGGTTCCAGCCACAGTGTCACATGCTGGGGCAATAAGACAGATGGGGGCTGTGCTGTCACCACGCTTACATTGTATTGGTGgcaattggaaaataaataagcaaatgaactATTGACTTCACAGGGAACCCAGTGCTAAGTAGAAGGTAAGGTGGGGAAGGAGTAGTGGTAGAGATTGGGCTGTTGGTTCAGGTGAGAGGAGATAGGGGCTTAGCCCAGGTTGGGGATGGGTAGAACTGCTGTGTGtgaaaagaaatggatgaatctcagacATATTTTGGAGAAAGAATGGATAAGTCTGGAGTGTGGGGAGAGGTCAAGGCTAAGGACATAAACGTAGCAGGGGTGGCATTTAAGCCACGGGGCTGTGTGGGAGTGCTGCCAGAGTAGAGGGCTGGGGCTGTCCATCCCAAGTAGGTTAGGGGAAATATAAGGAATGGAAATAAGCCAGGAGTAGTGGCACATGCTGGTtatcccagctacacgggaggctgaggcaggaggattacttaagcccaggagtttgagactgcagtgagctatgatcgacccactgccctccagcccggacaacagagggagactccatctctaaaaaaaataataataaacaaggaCAAGAAACAGACTGAGGAGTGTCTGGTGATGCAGGAGAGAAACCAAAGTGGCACCATGGAAGCCAAGAGAAGGTATTTCAAGGAGGAAGTAGTGGTCACCTGTACTGAAGGCTGCTGAGAGATCAAGCAAGATGGGGGACACCCCTCAATATGTCCCTCTGATATGGATACAGGGAGATAAGGATGAACTTGTGCCACTTTACCAGAGACTTCCTGCCTATGTCTATGGAAGTGTGAGGATGGGGACATGTCCACCACTTTCTGCCATCTTTTTGTCCAAACCGTAGTTAGGAGCTTTTCACTCCATCAGTTTTAGTATCAAAATATTCTAATAGTCTAAGGCATAGTTTTTTTCTTGGTTCAACACTGTCAGCTTTTTGGGATTTGCATTAAAGTCAAGAAGTTGCGAAATGTCATTTGTGCCCACAGTAAGGTAAGTGACAGGACAGGAATTCAGAGACTGAGATCTTACCCTGGGGATAGTGCTTACAGAGTGTGGTCCATCCAGTCCCAGGGTTTGGAATCTGGAGGTGTACAGGAGGGGCAtggagggctgtggggaggggtttGTGTTTGGACAAACTATTTGGTGTTTTCAAGAGTGGCCACCTGAGTTTccgtttgttttcttttgaggtcTTCAGCCACCTGAAGAGACTGGGTTATGTGGTTCGACGATTCCAACAAAGGTAAcgcccttttcctttttccttccatccATTCTAGTCCTGGGACCTGGCTGTCTAGTCCTAGGTAGAGTGGCCTCTCCCTAACTGGAacccctggctggagtgcagctcCCTGGACATGGACTGGGAGCCTCCGCTGGAAATGTTCTCTTGAAAACCATGTTGGGATGAATCCAGGTCATTGAACTTTGTCCTGGGTAATCAAATTGAGACCTGTCTTCATGTAGTGACTGAGCACCTACGGCTCCCAGAGAGCATTGAGACTGGACCAGTGCCTGCACTTAGTAGGTGTGCGGGCAGATTTGTtgaatgcatgcatgcatgaaGGAATTTCCAATTGAGTAGGGTTTCACATGTCTTATGCTAGGTtagatgctttttcttttatcaccTTGGTAATCCAGCATTGCTAAGAGCCACAGAGACCTTCAGACTTGGTGTGGAAACTGGTAGAGCCTTTGCAGTTACACAGTATGTCACGAAAGCTCTAAAACAGGCACAGCCTTTGTTTCCTGAAAGAGGAATGTATCCTAAGGAAACAGTTACGAATGTGTGCAGTGGTTCACTCATGAGAATAATCAGCAATGTTTATTGACTGCTTATTGGATGCCAGGCCTTGTACTCGATACTGAGGAACAAAATTGCTGCCCTCACAGAGCCTGCATCTTGCAGTTAGTGGGGAGCTCCCATAAAGCACTATACGTTGCAAAATCAGTGTACTTGGAAATAACCTATGACTTCACTGACAGAAGCTTGCTCACACAAATTAGAGTTTATCCCTCAGAGCAGCTCTGACCGATGGAACTTTCTGtagtaatgaaaacattttgtgtCTATGCTGTCCAATGTATGGGGCTTGAGCAACTGTGGGactgaatttttaactttatttaattttaattgatttaaatttaacttaaattgccacctgtggctagtggctactcaATACATtattgagagaaaagaaagatcacaaagcAGTATGTTAGTACAATGCtatttttgtcagaaaaaaatatatggagagagattagtttgcatatgtatttaagaaacaaaaatgttaacatgGTTATccaaggttttttcttttcttttcttttcttttcttttcttttcttttcttttcttttcttttcttttcttttcttttctttttttgagacagagtctcactctgtcaccctagctagagtgcagtggcatcaccatggctcactgcaccctcaaactgctgggctcaagtgatcctcctgcctcagcctcccaagtagctgagacttaTGGGCACccgccacaacgcctggctaatgtttctatttttagtatagatggagTCTTGGCTCAGCCTGGTgtcgaactcatgagctcaagtgatcctcccacattggcctctcagagtgctaggattacaggcatgagccactgcacccagccacagtttttattattttttgttattttattattttatttttctctattttccaagttttctggTTCCACTGGTTTTTCTTGCCAGTAGTTAGTAATTTATTGCTGGCTCTTCAGGAGCCCCAACTCCAGTGAGCCTCTGTTGAAAGGTGCTATTAGTAAGACCCAGCTAGGCCCCTGTGGCTGTGCCCATGTACCCCCAATGCAGGTCTGTCTGGGGCCTTGGCCCTTGGGTGTGCCTTAGATCCTGGCCCACTGACTGTCCCCTCAGCCCTTTCTCAACTATCCCACTGGAGTGCCAGGCTGAGGAGGTGGGTCTGTTGCCCACCCGCTGTTCTTACCCCACAGCTGTGTCCTGTCCCCTTATGAGAGGCAGCTTAACCTGGATGGCAGCACCCAGTGCCTGGAGGATAGGGATggcaagaggaagaggaggggctcCAGCTCTCGGTAATGCTCCCCGTCATGGCTACCCCCCAGGGAGTGCTGGTGTAAGGGACCTTGGAGAATATACAGGCTTAAGAGTGAGGCTTGCGAGGCTCCTGCGCAGGCTCAGGGAGATGTTTGCGTGGGATGCATGCACCTCAGCAATCAGGAGCAGATGTGCTGcttttcctcccacctccctcaggTCCATTAATAAGAAGGCCAAGGCCCTGGAGAACTCCCTGCAGCCAGAGAATCTGGCAACTTCCAGCCTACCTCCCCGCAACCAGAACAGCCGATGCCCAGAAGAGAAACCCCAGGAGTCAAGCCCCATAAAGGGCCTAGTGGGCCCATTTCACCTTTTGGGAGCCCtggggccctgccctggcctaGCCAGGGAGGGTGCGGAGTGCAGCTGGGAGAGTGGCCAAGTAGGGAATGGAGTCCAGGGGGCTCGTAAGCCGCGCTGGAACTTTGAGCAGATCTCCTTCCCCAACATGGCTTCTGACAGCCGCCACACCCTCCTGCTTGCCCCAGCCCCGGAGCTGCTCCCGGCCAACGTGGCTGGGCGGGAGACAGACGCTGAGTCCTGGTGCCAGAAGCTGAACCAGCGGAAGGAGAAGCTATCCTGGCGGGAACAGGAGCAACAGGCAGAGGCCAGGCACTTCCGGGAGGACATAAATGCAGACCCTGAGGTGCAACGCTGCTCCAGCTGGCAGGAGTACAAGGAGCTGCTGCAGAGGCGGCACCTGCAGAGGAGTCAGAACCTCCCTCCACACCTGTGGGGCCAGCCTGTCACACCTTTGCTGAAGCCCGGCCAGGCAGACTCTCCAGGTACCCCCCTACCCTGCCACAGCCCCACTGGCCAATGGCAGCTGAGGAATCACAAGACTTGGAAAGGGGCATGGATGGACCAGGACTGGCTGAGGCTTAAGAAAGGTGTGGGAGGAGGGCGCTGTCCAATGGAGTGGAACCCACAAGGACAGTCAGTTGTCCGGGCAGCGACTAGGACAAGGCCCGTGTGGGAAGGTTTAGAGATGGTGAGTCAGTGTCCcaggagaggtgaggaggggtGAAAACTACAGCCATGTCCTTAAAATCATAAACAAGGTGCATGTGGATGGCTTAGTCCCCAACTAGCTGTGGTCCCCTCTTTTCCCAACCCTGTTAGTTGGAACCATCTTGAGCTAACAGGATCATTCTAGGGTCCTTTACCACATCTAGGAGGTGTTATCTTGGCCAAATAAAAGGAAGGCTTACTGTCTGCTCTTAGTTTTAAGCACAGAGAACTAATAGGGTAAGAAGAGTCTAAGTTAAATGTATTAACAGATTcagaattacttaaaattatcATGGGAACTTGGCAGATTGTAGCTAACTAGCTTAGGTTTGCCAGATCAGTTAAATTGGACTTACAGATAAACAAGTAATTTTTCAGTAtaagtattttccaaatattgcatgggacatacatATACTGAAAAAacttgctaaatctggcaatccTAAACTAGATGGCAGATTCAGAAGTGTCAAGGGAGTCTATAGATGCTTGCCTCTTCTTCCCAGCACCTTGTTTTCACTGTCCTTGTAGCCACGGTCCTTCAACATATCTCTGTGCTGCAGACAACACACCTTGCTGATGGAGGTGCCCGGTAAGTTTCCAAGTAGCGCGTCTCCCAGGAGTTGGCAGCTGGGATTTGGCTCCTGAAGTTGGGTGTGAGCTAGAGGATCAATCCAGAGACCCGAACCCACATGCCTAGCTCTGAGTGACAGCTAAGGTTCATATGTgtctgggggagagggagaaatgatAGGTGGGTTTATCCCAAGGGTTTGGAGCCCCTCCCATTGAGTGGAACCTCACAACCTCAGTTGCCCTGGATGAGGCTGCTTCCTGGAACTGGTGGAGGGGAAGGGTGGAGTGGAAAGGAAAGGTGAGGGAGGAGAGTTGGTGTCCTGAGGTTTCTCACTCTGTTTTCAGACTGCTGGAGAGGTCTGGGGGCTTGGAAATCAGCTTTGATGTTTACCAGGCTGACGCTGTGGCCACCTTCCGAAAGAATAACCCTGGCAAACCTTATGCTCGGATGTGCATTAGTGGGTACGAAATGAGTAAGCACAACCTCCCATCCCCTGGCTGCTGCCAGTTCTCCTGTGACTCCAGTGGACCTTCTCTCCATCCCGGCCAGTGTGCCAATCCCTGAGAGgaagctgaggtccagagaggttaagtgacatacaaaaggccacacagccagttgGTGTTACGGAACCTAAGCTCCCCAACCCGTAGCTCGTCATTGCTGCCATTTTGGGGTAGTCTCTCTCCTATCCACTTTAGTCCCAGGCCTACCCAGCAGAAGAGATATGGATTGGAGTGGATTGGAGAGATTTACAGGCTAAGAGTGGTGAGAACCTTGCACTTCCTAGCCCCTGCCCAGCCAAAGCTCATGCACTCTTGGAGAACCCATCAGGGCCATGTAGTCTGCAGGGATCAGAATTCTTGCACCCCCAACTCCTGTCTTAAAATCTCCCTTCTCTGGGAGCCTTAGAGGGTCTGGGGTCTCAGAGCTTGTGGGTGAGCTATGGCCAGGTCTCACTCTAACCCTTTTCCCTGCAGATTTGATGAGCCTGTACCAGACCTCTGCAGCCTCAAGCGGTTGTCCTACCAGAGCGGTGATGTCCCTCTGATCTTTGCCCTGGTGGATCACGGTGACATCTCCTTCTACAGCTTCAGGGACTTCACATTGCCCAGGGATCTGGAGCACTGACCACGCAGCTCTGTAGGGGATGGAGCTTGCTCTGGGGGACCTGGACTGTCTATTCTCAGGGACCACCTCAGCTGCCTCCTGTACCCAGACTCTGACCTGAAGCTGCAGCGGCCAGTCTGGGCATTGGCCCTGGGTTGCTCATACTTGCAAGAAAGTCAAACTGTGCTCCCAGCCTTCCCTGGCCACTGCAGTGCTTCCAAGCCCGGGGCCTGAGATTGCTGCCTTGCAGTGACCCCTTTGGAACTCAGGACTAGATTTTAGAGACCCAGAAAGTGGACAGAAGAGAGGACTCTGTGCCTTTAACGAGAGGGTGCCTGCTTCGTGCCATAAAGCCAAAGCCATTAAAAATTGATCTCTTTTCTGCTGGGCTGGATATACTGGACAATCTCCCTACCTCTCCATCCCTGGTCCGTGGAACTTCCCCCCTGCTACTCGTGAGACCTTTGTCCACTCACAGGGAGAACCAGTTTCTCTGGTGCAGGACCAAAGAGTGAGGGAAGCCTGCGGGTGGACAGGAAAGGAACCTGGAACCTTTCCAGGCTTCCTGCAGGGTACTCTGGAGGGAGGCTGGTGCTCTATGGGTCCTTCCCTGAGCGCAGCTGGGTCAGACTAGAAGGGTGGCCCAGAGGTCCGTGTCGGTGTGGCTTGAACCCCAGTGCTCCCAGGGGCCACCAGCAGCTATGTGGTCGGTCGGTCGGTCGGTCGATGGATCAGGCCGGTTCTCGCCCCAGGCCTCCACGCCCCTTCCGTTCTTGCCTCTTGTCATTCCAACCCTCTCCCTCGCTGATGCTAAAAACTTCGGCAGTTGTTGCTGTCCCTCAGGACCTCGGGCCCCTGCCTGTTACCGCAgtggacatggaggaggtggggcccgcCCCGAGGGAAGGCGTCTTGCCACGACGCCTGTTCTCAACGTGGGCCCCGAAACCTGGCCCTGCATCCACAGGTCGACGTCTCTGGGCTGAGCGCTCTCGGGAGGAGTTGGCGCGGCTACGCCCCTCCCTCGGCAGCTCGGGGGAGTGGTGGGAGGGACGGCTCGCCTCTGGAGTCCGGCCTGGGAGGCGGCCCGGGGCAGCCGCGCATTCCGGGAACTATTTCCGCCTCCGGGAGGCGGCGGGACACTGGGCGCGCCGCGCAGTCCTGCGGCCAGGTGCGCGCAGGTGAGGCCCGGGGCGGGCCGGCAGCGCCTCGCGCGTATTCATGAAGGTCAGGGTCCCGCCCCCACGGTCCCGGGGGCCGCGGATTGGCCGGGGTGCGGCCCCCGCCCCCGAGGGCGCCCTCGCTGCGCCCCCGCCCCGTCGGCGcagggccgggggcggggccaggccgggggcggggctccGGGGGATCCGCGGCCGGGCCGGCTCGCCCTTTATGTAAATAGCGCGACTCCGCCCCGGGCTCGCCGCGCCGGAGGTGAGCAGGAAGGAGAGCGCGGCCCAGCAGCCCGTGGGCCGGCGCGGCGGAGCGAGCGGGGCAGGCGGCGGGCGCCGAGGGACGCCAAGGCCTCGGGCGGGGGCCGGCCCGCGAGTCCAGGTGAGGTGCGGACCGGACTAACCTAGCCTGGCCCGCCCCCTTGGGGCGCCCGCcactggggcagggaggcaggggagggcagagaccCCTGGGCTTCCTGGCTCGGGCGGGGAGCGCTGCGCCCAAGTCCGCCCGCCTCGCCCTTGTCCCCGTAGCTCGGCACCTCCGAGAGAAAGACACCTGTAAGAAAGTGCCGCCGGGAACTTCTCTCGGCTTGACCCGCCCGCGATTATCGAGCTTGGGTTTTGGGTTTGCACAATAGTGCTGGCTTTTGGGAACAGGGGAACAGGTGCCTGGCCCGGCTGGGTGCGGGGGCACCGCGGGCGCAGACTGGAGTCCCGGGGCCCACGTGCAAGGCGGCTGGCCGGAGAGTCCGGCGACGCGCGTCTTCCCTGACCCCTCTCCGCGAGCGGCGGCCGCAGCGTGTTAACCCGGCGGCTTAGCCCCTGTGCCTGCCATCTGGGCTCCCTCCCGGCCGGCCCTTTGTGCCTCCTAATCCCCGGACGCAGGAAGCCCGCGGGAGGGACGTAGGTCCGGGTCGGCTTTGGACACCTTTAGGCGACGGTGCTGAGACCCAGCCTGTTTTCCACGCTGACGGGTTGGGTTCGCGCTGTGGGACTTGGCGAGAAGTGGAAGATTCTGTCTTGCCGAAGAAAGTGTGTCTTGGTTTGCTCTGGCTGGACGGTTGGTGGACACATTGGGCCTTGGCTGTGGGGAGCACTGACTGTAACCAGGGAGCTGCGGTGTGGCCCTTTGAGGCTCTCACCTGAGACAGGTGAGCTTTGGGTGAGGAGGGCGGGGCTTAGACTCCGCACCTCTTCCCATGGGAATTCATGTGCCAATGAGGCCGCCTTAACTCGGGCTCCAGGGGACCCTCTGCAGGAGTTTGTAACTCAAGGTGTTGTCAGGCTGCGGAGACCTGAgcctggaggagggcagggaggaaccCAGGTGGGAAGAGCAGAGCTGCCACAGAAGAGCTGTGGCCCAGCCCAGGGAAGCCAAGACCAGAAGTGGCTTTTGAGGAAGACAGTCTGGGTCTGTgtgagcagaggcaggagaaggatCATGGGAGAGGTGGTTCACCTTCTTTATTTTATCGGCAGGGAATTTGGGGTTAGTTTCCTTAAGTGATCTGCCTGCAGTGCTCGCTCGTGGCAGTTAGGACTCAAACCCAGCTCCTGGGCCTCTGACCAGAGCTTGCACTTTTTTGAAGTTATACTGGGCCATTCTCTGTGGGGGCCCCGGGACAGGGATTCCAGAGTCTGGGGTCACTCTACATCCCTCCTCTTCCTTGAGGCAATTGAGTATCCCCTTTGGTGGCagattaatataattttgatgaTATTAAAAGAATAGTAACACAACAgcactaaaagggaaaaaagaggccCATAATTCCAGGTGacctttgttcatttaaaaaatagaaaaggtaataGGAGGCAGggtgtggtgcctcatgcctgtaatcctagctcttcaGGAGGCCGAGatcggaggatcacttgaagtcaggagtttaagaccagcccaggcagcatagcaagacccggtctctacaaaaaaaacagaaaaatcagctggctgtggtggcgcacacctgtagtcccggctactcgggaggctgaggcaggaggatcacttgagcccaggagtttgaggccatagtgagctatgatgacaccact
It encodes:
- the TSEN54 gene encoding tRNA-splicing endonuclease subunit Sen54 isoform X5 — its product is MEPEPDPAVVEVPAGRVLSARELLAARSRPQKLPQRSHGPKDFLPDGSAAQAERLRLCREELWQLLSEERVERLGSLVAAEWRPEEGFVELKSPAGKFWQTMGFSEQGRQRLHPEEALYLLECGSIQLFHQDLPLSIQEAYQLLLTEDTVTLLQYQVFSHLKRLGYVVRRFQQSCVLSPYERQLNLDGSTQCLEDRDGKRKRRGSSSRSINKKAKALENSLQPENLATSSLPPRNQNSRCPEEKPQESSPIKGLVGPFHLLGALGPCPGLAREGAECSWESGQVGNGVQGARKPRWNFEQISFPNMASDSRHTLLLAPAPELLPANVAGRETDAESWCQKLNQRKEKLSWREQEQQAEARHFREDINADPEVQRCSSWQEYKELLQRRHLQRSQNLPPHLWGQPVTPLLKPGQADSPATVLQHISVLQTTHLADGGARLLERSGGLEISFDVYQADAVATFRKNNPGKPYARMCISGYEMIPGLPSRRDMDWSGLERFTG
- the TSEN54 gene encoding tRNA-splicing endonuclease subunit Sen54 isoform X4; its protein translation is MEPEPDPAVVEVPAGRVLSARELLAARSRPQKLPQRSHGPKDFLPDGSAAQAERLRLCREELWQLLSEERVERLGSLVAAEWRPEEGFVELKSPAGKFWQTMGFSEQGRQRLHPEEALYLLECGSIQLFHQDLPLSIQEAYQLLLTEDTVTLLQYQVFSHLKRLGYVVRRFQQSCVLSPYERQLNLDGSTQCLEDRDGKRKRRGSSSRSINKKAKALENSLQPENLATSSLPPRNQNSRCPEEKPQESSPIKGLVGPFHLLGALGPCPGLAREGAECSWESGQVGNGVQGARKPRWNFEQISFPNMASDSRHTLLLAPAPELLPANVAGRETDAESWCQKLNQRKEKLSWREQEQQAEARHFREDINADPEVQRCSSWQEYKELLQRRHLQRSQNLPPHLWGQPVTPLLKPGQADSPATVLQHISVLQTTHLADGGARLLERSGGLEISFDVYQADAVATFRKNNPGKPYARMCISGPRPTQQKRYGLEWIGEIYRLRVI
- the TSEN54 gene encoding tRNA-splicing endonuclease subunit Sen54 isoform X7, yielding MEPEPDPAVVEVPAGRVLSARELLAARSRPQKLPQRSHGPKDFLPDGSAAQAERLRLCREELWQLLSEERVERLGSLVAAEWRPEEGFVELKSPAGKFWQTMGFSEQGRQRLHPEEALYLLECGSIQLFHQDLPLSIQEAYQLLLTEDTVTLLQYQVFSHLKRLGYVVRRFQQSCVLSPYERQLNLDGSTQCLEDRDGKRKRRGSSSRSINKKAKALENSLQPENLATSSLPPRNQNSRCPEEKPQESSPIKGLVGPFHLLGALGPCPGLAREGAECSWESGQVGNGVQGARKPRWNFEQISFPNMASDSRHTLLLAPAPELLPANVAGRETDAESWCQKLNQRKEKLSWREQEQQAEARHFREDINADPEVQRCSSWQEYKELLQRRHLQRSQNLPPHLWGQPVTPLLKPGQADSPAPCFHCPCSHGPSTYLCAADNTPC
- the TSEN54 gene encoding tRNA-splicing endonuclease subunit Sen54 isoform X3 — translated: MEPEPDPAVVEVPAGRVLSARELLAARSRPQKLPQRSHGPKDFLPDGSAAQAERLRLCREELWQLLSEERVERLGSLVAAEWRPEEGFVELKSPAGKFWQTMGFSEQGRQRLHPEEALYLLECGSIQLFHQDLPLSIQEAYQLLLTEDTVTLLQYQVFSHLKRLGYVVRRFQQSCVLSPYERQLNLDGSTQCLEDRDGKRKRRGSSSRSINKKAKALENSLQPENLATSSLPPRNQNSRCPEEKPQESSPIKGLVGPFHLLGALGPCPGLAREGAECSWESGQVGNGVQGARKPRWNFEQISFPNMASDSRHTLLLAPAPELLPANVAGRETDAESWCQKLNQRKEKLSWREQEQQAEARHFREDINADPEVQRCSSWQEYKELLQRRHLQRSQNLPPHLWGQPVTPLLKPGQADSPATVLQHISVLQTTHLADGGARLLERSGGLEISFDVYQADAVATFRKNNPGKPYARMCISGYEMNLMSLYQTSAASSGCPTRAVMSL
- the TSEN54 gene encoding tRNA-splicing endonuclease subunit Sen54 isoform X1, whose product is MEPEPDPAVVEVPAGRVLSARELLAARSRPQKLPQRSHGPKDFLPDGSAAQAERLRLCREELWQLLSEERVERLGSLVAAEWRPEEGFVELKSPAGKFWQTMGFSEQGRQRLHPEEALYLLECGSIQLFHQDLPLSIQEAYQLLLTEDTVTLLQYQVFSHLKRLGYVVRRFQQSCVLSPYERQLNLDGSTQCLEDRDGKRKRRGSSSRSINKKAKALENSLQPENLATSSLPPRNQNSRCPEEKPQESSPIKGLVGPFHLLGALGPCPGLAREGAECSWESGQVGNGVQGARKPRWNFEQISFPNMASDSRHTLLLAPAPELLPANVAGRETDAESWCQKLNQRKEKLSWREQEQQAEARHFREDINADPEVQRCSSWQEYKELLQRRHLQRSQNLPPHLWGQPVTPLLKPGQADSPATVLQHISVLQTTHLADGGARLLERSGGLEISFDVYQADAVATFRKNNPGKPYARMCISGFDEPVPDLCSLKRLSYQSGDVPLIFALVDHGDISFYSFRDFTLPRDLEH
- the TSEN54 gene encoding tRNA-splicing endonuclease subunit Sen54 isoform X9, producing the protein MEPEPDPAVVEVPAGRVLSARELLAARSRPQKLPQRSHGPKDFLPDGSAAQAERLRLCREELWQLLSEERVERLGSLVAAEWRPEEGFVELKSPAGKFWQTMGFSEQGRQRLHPEEALYLLECGSIQLFHQDLPLSIQEAYQLLLTEDTVTLLQYQVFSHLKRLGYVVRRFQQSCVLSPYERQLNLDGSTQCLEDRDGKRKRRGSSSRRHTLLLAPAPELLPANVAGRETDAESWCQKLNQRKEKLSWREQEQQAEARHFREDINADPEVQRCSSWQEYKELLQRRHLQRSQNLPPHLWGQPVTPLLKPGQADSPATVLQHISVLQTTHLADGGARLLERSGGLEISFDVYQADAVATFRKNNPGKPYARMCISGFDEPVPDLCSLKRLSYQSGDVPLIFALVDHGDISFYSFRDFTLPRDLEH
- the TSEN54 gene encoding tRNA-splicing endonuclease subunit Sen54 isoform X2; this encodes MEPEPDPAVVEVPAGRVLSARELLAARSRPQKLPQRSHGPKDFLPDGSAAQAERLRLCREELWQLLSEERVERLGSLVAAEWRPEEGFVELKSPAGKFWQTMGFSEQGRQRLHPEEALYLLECEAYQLLLTEDTVTLLQYQVFSHLKRLGYVVRRFQQSCVLSPYERQLNLDGSTQCLEDRDGKRKRRGSSSRSINKKAKALENSLQPENLATSSLPPRNQNSRCPEEKPQESSPIKGLVGPFHLLGALGPCPGLAREGAECSWESGQVGNGVQGARKPRWNFEQISFPNMASDSRHTLLLAPAPELLPANVAGRETDAESWCQKLNQRKEKLSWREQEQQAEARHFREDINADPEVQRCSSWQEYKELLQRRHLQRSQNLPPHLWGQPVTPLLKPGQADSPATVLQHISVLQTTHLADGGARLLERSGGLEISFDVYQADAVATFRKNNPGKPYARMCISGFDEPVPDLCSLKRLSYQSGDVPLIFALVDHGDISFYSFRDFTLPRDLEH
- the TSEN54 gene encoding tRNA-splicing endonuclease subunit Sen54 isoform X6 — protein: MEPEPDPAVVEVPAGRVLSARELLAARSRPQKLPQRSHGPKDFLPDGSAAQAERLRLCREELWQLLSEERVERLGSLVAAEWRPEEGFVELKSPAGSIQLFHQDLPLSIQEAYQLLLTEDTVTLLQYQVFSHLKRLGYVVRRFQQSCVLSPYERQLNLDGSTQCLEDRDGKRKRRGSSSRSINKKAKALENSLQPENLATSSLPPRNQNSRCPEEKPQESSPIKGLVGPFHLLGALGPCPGLAREGAECSWESGQVGNGVQGARKPRWNFEQISFPNMASDSRHTLLLAPAPELLPANVAGRETDAESWCQKLNQRKEKLSWREQEQQAEARHFREDINADPEVQRCSSWQEYKELLQRRHLQRSQNLPPHLWGQPVTPLLKPGQADSPATVLQHISVLQTTHLADGGARLLERSGGLEISFDVYQADAVATFRKNNPGKPYARMCISGFDEPVPDLCSLKRLSYQSGDVPLIFALVDHGDISFYSFRDFTLPRDLEH